In Aspergillus nidulans FGSC A4 chromosome II, a single window of DNA contains:
- a CDS encoding SprT family zinc-dependent metalloprotease (transcript_id=CADANIAT00004991), producing MARLNTRGQKKQEDSARTRPQRLTERYVSPPPSTIKERRGEPQKPWTMIMPRGTLFDEEPAEKPRLVRSKSTRTRAKTFSEQNFDIFADSDGTTERDTPKAKKATPLKLARTNSMILPVPQQPRARTSRKSELYNYDKENDPLEEELDPEPTSLSRNPSDASSTRRSPTRSRAAQQFTTYRQSQQESENENENDDSYNSLDDFIVSDNDEPSYHETSEDESEEEEEERKVPPPTQKRRLFRGRRPNPTLELGNALRESSRRPDLRLEPSVPAAIAVPSPKRNSVSRKLFQKEADVSEKMDRLNLEDSDPSSQLQNDLFGYASSGVKAVLAILTLGRAVAVSKSPSSPRPRDSPFQTPPSSPSRSLLRSPRKDKVQIPPTPYRESSDAFWSLEITNNWIDEHSPRKVDSLLQEFDESDYDSRAKPKISGAKQPVKTPSKTALKKAEAEAKRAALARKKSFDDKKAALAEDFLKVLDDAVSGGEVQKRSAETGGVRIVWSKTLQTTAGRANWKRDRSVTDSRSMSPANSSSSSGSETPSVTIKHYATIELAERIIDDEDRLINTLAHEYCHLANYIISNIRNQPHGASFQAWGRKCKEALKDHPIYGSRIEVTTKHNYKIDYKYVWTCVDCCQNYGRHSKSIDPGRHRCGMCKGLLQQIKPKPRSVSPRKKPAPVTAVNDMTAGLEAVSLDP from the coding sequence ATGGCGCGCCTCAACACCAGGGGCCAGAAGAAACAAGAAGACTCAGCAAGGACAAGACCGCAGCGTCTGACGGAGCGATATGTTTCTCCCCCGCCATCGACAATTAAGGAGCGCCGCGGAGAGCCGCAAAAACCGTGGACAATGATAATGCCTAGGGGGACATTATTCGACGAAGAGCCGGCAGAAAAGCCTCGATTGGTGCGAAGCAAGTCAACAAGGACGAGGGCAAAGACGTTCTCCGAGCAGAACTTTGATATATTTGCTGATAGCGACGGGACGACTGAGCGGGATACGCCtaaagcgaagaaggcgacgcCTCTAAAGCTGGCACGCACCAATTCCATGATCTTACCCGTACCACAGCAACCTCGAGCGCGGACAAGCCGGAAATCAGAACTATACAATTATGATAAGGAGAATGACccgctggaggaggagctggatccGGAACCTACTTCACTATCTAGAAACCCGTCTGATGCGTCTTCGACACGACGTTCGCCCACAAGGAGTCGAGCCGCGCAGCAATTTACGACGTACCGACAGTCGCAACAGGAATCAGAAAATGAGAATGAGAATGATGACAGCTACAATTCGCTCGATGACTTTATTGTTAGCGACAATGACGAGCCGAGCTATCATGAAACATCAGAAGATGaatctgaggaagaggaagaggaacgcAAGGTGCCTCCACCAACACAAAAGAGAAGGTTATTCCGGGGAAGGCGACCGAACCCTACGCTTGAGCTAGGGAATGCTTTGCGAGAGTCTTCACGACGGCCAGACCTTCGTCTTGAGCCGTCTGTACCGGCTGCGATTGCGGTACCGTCCCCGAAACGGAACAGTGTCTCAAGGAAACTATTCCAGAAAGAAGCAGACGTCTCTGAGAAAATGGATCGTTTGAATCTGGAAGACAGTGATCCGTCATCCCAGCTTCAAAATGACCTGTTCGGGTATGCCTCTTCCGGCGTCAAAGCCGTGCTTGCTATACTAACTCTAGGCAGGGCTGTAGCGGTCTCGAaatcaccatcttccccacGGCCTAGAGACTCCCCCTTCCAGACACCGCCCTCCAGTCCTTCAAGGAGTCTCCTGCGCTCTCCCAGAAAGGACAAAGTTCAAATACCGCCGACACCATACCGTGAGAGTTCGGACGCCTTTTGGAGTCTGGAAATCACTAACAACTGGATCGACGAACACTCTCCACGGAAAGTAGATTCACTATTGCAAGAGTTTGATGAGTCTGACTACGACTCTCGAGCCAAGCCGAAAATATCAGGGGCTAAGCAACCGGTAAAAACCCCTAGTAAGACCGCactgaagaaagcagaagccgAGGCAAAAAGGGCTGCATTGGCACGCAAGAAGTCGTTTGACGACAAAAAAGCAGCACTTGCAGAGGATTTCCTCAAGGTTCTCGACGATGCCGTTTCCGGGGGCGAGGTTCAAAAGCGCTCTGCAGAGACCGGTGGTGTTCGTATCGTCTGGAGTAAGACACTTCAGACCACGGCCGGACGTGCAAACTGGAAACGAGATAGGTCCGTGACGGACAGCCGGTCCATGTCCCCGGCCAATagctccagctcatcagGCAGTGAGACGCCATCAGTTACCATAAAGCACTATGCCACCATCGAACTGGCTGAAAGAATTATTGACGACGAGGACAGACTGATCAATACCTTGGCACATGAGTACTGCCATCTTGCCAACTACATCATTTCGAATATCCGCAACCAACCACACGGCGCTAGCTTCCAGGCATGGGGAAGAAAATGCAAGGAAGCACTAAAAGACCACCCAATCTATGGTAGTCGAATTGAGGTAACTACGAAACACAACTACAAGATCGACTACAAATACGTCTGGACCTGTGTGGACTGCTGCCAGAACTACGGACGTCACTCCAAGAGCATCGACCCTGGAAGACATAGATGCGGCATGTGTAAGGGTCTACTGCAGCAGATTAAGCCCAAGCCAAGGAGTGTTTCGCCTAGGAAGAAGCCTGCTCCTGTTACTGCGGTAAATGACATGACGGCGGGCTTGGAGGCTGTTAGTTTGGATCCGTGA
- a CDS encoding protein mns1A (transcript_id=CADANIAT00004989), producing MFRARRSRISLVFAVIFVLLIFHFSRSRSYDQPAILQVPPPPVDHHNPPFPDQNLKDPYENDNSATGSGAPPPALVEPEEYQRPPLYTDSDDSPTPSKERLDTPSNVPSQEPEFDAARLQTGAQTQNKHEDDEDIVPISHWKPMPERHPVSPEALIKLPTGQSKELPQLQAKFKDESSSDKMQRLQQLDTIKSAFLHAWNGYKISAMGHDEVRPLRGGFKDTFNGWGATLVDALDTLWIMDLKEEFSMAVDYVKKIDFTTSTKKEIPVFETTIRYLGGMLGAYDISGHKYDILLEKSVELADVLMDAFDTPNRMPTLYYKWSPEYASEFRRGDFKAVLAELGSLSLEFTRLAQLTKQDKYYDAIARITNELEKYQDLTKLPGLWPLNLDASGCRRVPGVSREPAAAGQPVRWSSDEINSTSSVSYRTRQIHEGGEPVRHDNDSFETGFPVSVDTRTPPPKQDCTGGLNDQLSGIDKFGLGALGDSTYEYLPKEYMLLGGNNDQYLNMYQKAMDTVREYLVYQPMLKNNRDVRFLATVSMTKSLDANPPGRTTFAYEGTHLTCFAGGMLAIGAKLFGLDKDLKLGSQLTDGCVWAYEATKSGIMPEAFQLVPCKKGEPCEWDEDAYYMAMDPYADKRPISHNKRSAGPEKGNWHVVATAESSSPQEDKTQKSTTTEGRHTGTTTGAGALSHEEFVTGKILNDRLPPGMTGISARQYLLRPEAIESVFIMFRLTGDPSWREKGWKMFQAVDKATKTELANSAISDVTVDNPRPVDSMESFWLAETLKYFYLLFSDPSLVSLDEYVLNTEAHPFKRPKY from the exons ATGTTTCGTGCACGACGATCTCGCATCTCGCTGGTGTTTGCCGTTATATTTGTCCTCCTCATATTCCACTTTAGCCGCTCTCGCAGTTACGATCAGCCTGCAATCTTGCAGGTACCTCCGCCGCCCGTCGATCACCATAATCCCCCTTTCCCCGACCAGAACCTCAAAGATCCATACGAAAACGACAATAGTGCGACCGGCAGTGGGGCTCCTCCGCCTGCGTTGGTAGAGCCAGAAGAATACCAACGACCACCACTTTACACAGATTCAGATGACAGCCCAACTCCGTCAAAAGAACGCCTGGACACCCCGAGCAATGTCCCATCTCAGGAGCCTGAATTTGATGCCGCCAGACTTCAGACGGGTGCGCAGACCCAAAATAAacatgaagatgatgaggatattgtcCCAATTTCTCACTGGAAGCCGATGCCCGAACGGCATCCAGTCAGTCCGGAGGCTTTGATCAAGCTGCCAACCGGGCAATCAAAGGAACTCCCCCAACTGCAAGCTAAGTTCAAGGACGAGTCGTCCTCGGACAAGATGCAGCGGCTGCAACAACTTGACACTATCAAGTCGGCGTTCTTACATGCGTGGAACGGTTACAAGATCTCTGCCATGGGTCATGATGAGGTTAGACCTCTGCGCGGTGGTTTCAAGGACACATTCAATGGCTGGGGCGCGACCCTTGTCGACGCCTTGGATACCCTGTGGATCATGGATCTCAAAGAGGAGTTCTCCATGGCAGTCGACTACGTCAAGAAAATCGATTttaccaccagcaccaagaAAGAGATTCCGGTCTTTGAAACCACTATTCGCTACCTAGGCGGGATGCTCGGGGCCTATGATATTTCGGGACACAAATACGATATACTTTTGGAAAAGTCTGTTGAGCTTGCGGATGTCTTGATGGACGCCTTCGACACACCGAACCGGATGCCAACCCTCTATTATAAATGGAGCCCAGAGTATGCTTCAGAGTTTCGCCGGGGGGACTTTAAGGCTGTTCTCGCCGAGCTtggctctctctctctcgaGTTCACGCGTTTGGCGCAGTTGACCAAACAGGACAAGTACTACGATGCAATTGCACGAATCACAAATGAGCTCGAAAAGTATCAGGATTTGACAAAGCTTCCCGGCTTGTGGCCTCTCAACCTGGACGCATCCGGGTGCAGGCGAGTTCCCGGCGTCTCGCGAGAgcctgctgcggctgggcAGCCAGTCAGATGGTCCTCTGACGAGATCAACTCGACGAGCTCGGTATCGTATCGTACAAGACAAATTCATGAGGGCGGAGAGCCTGTCCGTCATGACAATGATTCGTTTGAAACGGGTTTTCCTGTATCAGTCGATACTCGGACTCCTCCCCCAAAGCAAGATTGCACCGGAGGCCTCAACGATCAGCTCTCAGGCATTGACAAGTTCGGACTCGGAGCCCTTGGTGACTCTACGTACGAGTACTTACCGAAAGAGTATATGTTGCTCGGCGGTAACAACGACCAGTACCTCAACATGTATCAGAAGGCCATGGACACAGTGCGAGAATATCTTGTTTATCAGCCAATGCTCAAGAATAATCGCGATGTCCGCTTCTTAGCGACAGTTAGTATGACAAAGAGCCTTGATGCAAACCCTCCGGGGCGTACCACTTTCGCGTACGAAGGCACTCACCTCACCTGttttgctggtggtatgcttGCCATTGGCGCCAAGTTGTTTGGGCTTGATAAGGATCTAAAGCTGGGTAGTCAACTGACGGACGGCTGTGTCTGGGCATATGAAGCCACAAAGTCCGGAATCATGCCGGAAGCATTCCAACTGGTCCCTTGTAAGAAAGGCGAGCCATGCGAATGGGATGAGGACGCATACTACATGGCCATGGATCCTTATGCCGACAAGCGGCCAATATCACATAACAAACGCTCCGCCGGCCCTGAAAAGGGGAATTGGCACGTCGTCGCCACAGCCGAATCGTCTTCGCCCCAGGAAGATAAAACACAGAAATCAACCACTACTGAGGGTCGACACACCGGTACAACTACCGGGGCAGGCGCGCTCTCGCACGAGGAATTCGTCACGGGAAAAATCCTCAACGACCGACTCCCGCCGGGCATGACAGGGATCTCGGCTCGGCAGTACCTCCTTCGCCCGGAGGCGATCGAGTCTGTCTTCATCATGTTCCGCCTCACGGGCGATCCTTCCTGGCGCGAAAAGGGTTGGAAGATGTTCCAGGCTGTCGACAAAGCCACGAAGACGGAGCTGGCGAACTCGGCCATTTCCGACGTAACCGTCGATAATCCACGCCCGGTGGACAGTATGGAATCATTCTGGCTTGCGGAGACTCTGAAATACTTCTACCTTCTTTTCAGCGATCCAAGCCTGGTGAGCCTTGACGAATATGTCTT GAACACCGAGGCTCATCCGTTCAAGCGACCCAAGTACTGA
- a CDS encoding DUF2013 domain-containing protein (transcript_id=CADANIAT00004990): MELEVSVDNEQQFWTSMIVLPVFSALVVSVLRTDLFRIRAGIQEIVSAPCSTEDLIDDALRAYRALFCKYYGPSHVLINFRTPPEQYLQSEFEVTTCSLTLVSSAIFVAHKDYVRRQMIYALLQEDDPVTLHMIASFLLFDGRHHEIPLYMMNEEGAFPRLLELLQVQSLRMDDESAANLHRLLMDLLYELSRIQKIKIEDLILVDDDFVRGLFDIIEHVSYDANDPYHYPVIRVLLVLNEQFMISAHNPDGEQSPLTPLTNKVIKVLSMHGNSYKTFGENIILLINREAETSLQLLTLKLLYLIFTTPSTYEYFFTNDLHVLVDILIRNLLDLPEEASALRHTYLRVLYPLIAHTQLRLPPHYKRDELKRMLSLLVRGQLTGDAAADSEKIMHFDEVDETTRRLVLRCAAVDWLRDEPEPHESSRPSQREDSSILSFPSIDSALLSDADIGTSLESSQSIGSNSTRESSLEDLSSPPGEDRDRSASADETPRKHNQIERLGMHLTPASSSSLSVDEIASQREKPGVITPSRHDGPVPRTQVSPTKHKVKPLPPKTRRSRGRRATVDETASPISKTSISEERGNSSPSPFTTTPIITTSDQFSPDIERRDSSSTIHSQTHALPVPPVQHQQPPPTTNKTTRRSASNPPPAVPPPRRSTHHHLHFSSHCTPVASLSPSRLPSQQGSITPTATGTQAQLPNQGQNQSHKQAQKPEPPRTRRSGRKHTFTDSSDTSLSSHSQGVNSISSCASNGSGSSGVATTFLHPDYQYQYSHNNSSAPAPGFAAAAVGIVEREDGKTAEPESGANGHQLISVEEALQKVSLH; this comes from the exons ATGGAGCTTGAGGTCTCCGTGGATAATGAGCAGCAATTCTGGACCAGTATGATTGTGCTTCCCGTATTTTCTGCGCTTGTGGTCTCCGTTCTGAGAACTGACCTGTTCCGCATCCGCGCAGGCATCCAAGAGATTGTATCCGCCCCTTGCTCGACGGAAGACTTAATCGATGATGCGTTACGGGC GTATCGGGCATTATTTTGCAAATACTACGGTCCGTCGCATGTGCTAATCAACTTCCGCACCCCTCCAGAGCAATATCTCCAGTCCGAGTTTGAGGTTACAACATGTTCGCTCACACTGGTTTCGTCGGCAATCTTTGTCGCTCATAAGGACTATGTCCGGCGGCAGATGATATACGCTTTATTGCAG GAAGATGATCCCGTGACGCTTCATATGATTgcatctttccttctcttcgatGGCCGGCACCATGAGATTCCACTTTATATGATGAATGAGGAGGGTGCGTTCCCGCGGTTACTCGAGTTGCTTCAAGTGCAATCGCTACGCATGGACGATGAAAGCGCGGCGAATTTACACCGGCTTTTGATGGACCTTTTGTATGAGTTGTCACGGATACAGAAAATCAAAATTGAAGACCTCA TTCTTGTGGACGACGATTTTGTGCGGGGTCTTTTCGATATCATTGAGCATGTGTCGTATGATGCCAATGACCCATATCACTATCCTGTCATTCGTGTACTG TTGGTCCTTAATGAGCAGTTCATGATATCAGCTCATAACCCTGATGGGGAGCAATCGCCATTGACCCCCTTGACCAACAAGGTCATTAAAGTCCTTTCCATGCACGGGAACTCGTATAAGACGTTTGGAGAGAATATCATCCTACTAATAAATAGAGAAG CTGAGACTTCGTTGCAGCTCCTCACTCTTAAACTCCTATATCTTATCTTCACGACACCAAGCACCTATGAGTATTTCTTCACCAATGACCTCCATGTCTTGGTTGATATTCTCATACGGaaccttcttgaccttccGGAAGAAGCTTCGGCTTTGCGACATACTTACCTCAGGGTCCTCTATCCGCTGATCGCTCATACGCAATTAAGATTACCGCCGCACTACAAGCGCGATGAACTCAAACGTATGCTTAGCCTGCTTGTCCGAGGTCAGCTGACTGGTGACGCTGCTGCCGACTCTGAAAAGATCATGCACTTTGATGAAGTCGACGAAACAACTCGAAGGCTAGTCCTTCGATGCGCCGCCGTTGACTGGCTGCGCGATGAACCTGAGCCGCACGAGTCTAGCCGGCCCTCACAAAGGGAGGATAGCTCGATTTTGTCTTTCCCTTCAATTGACAGCGCTCTCCTGTCGGATGCCGACATAGGGACGTCATTGGAATCATCCCAGTCAATCGGTTCAAACAGTACACGGGAAAGTTCACTTGAAGACTTATCATCACCTCCAGGCGAAGACCGAGACCGTTCAGCATCTGCAGACGAGACACCACGCAAGCATAACCAAATCGAGCGGCTAGGGATGCACCTCACTCCtgcctcatcgtcttccctcAGTGTGGACGAAATCGCGTCCCAGCGCGAAAAGCCAGGAGTGATCACACCAAGCCGCCACGACGGGCCTGTACCCAGGACACAAGTAAGCCCCACCAAGCACAAAGTAAAACCGCTGCCCCCGAAGACAAGACGCTCGCGCGGCCGAAGGGCAACAGTAGACGAAACCGCCTCCCCTATCTCGAAGACAAGCATTTCAGAGGAAAGGGGGAACAGCAGTCCTAGCCCTTTCACAACAACACCTATCATCACTACCTCTGATCAATTCAGCCCCGATATCGAACGGCGAGACTCATCCTCCACGATTCATAGTCAAACTCACGCCCTGCCAGTCCCTCCagttcaacatcaacaacccccACCAACAACTAACAAAACAACCCGCCGCTCAGCCTCTAATCCGCCTCCGGCGGTCCCGCCTCCTCGCCGCTCCACCCACCATCACCTCCACTTCTCCAGCCACTGCACACCCGTTGCAAGCTTAAGCCCTTCGCGCCTTCCATCGCAACAAGGTAGCATCACCCCCACTGCCACCGGCACTCAAGCCCAGCTTCCGAACCAAGGTCAAAACCAGAGCCACAAGCAAGCTCAAAAGCCCGAACCACCACGGACACGCCGTTCGGGCCGCAAACATACATTCACCGATTCGTCAGACACGTCGCTGTCCAGTCACAGCCAAGGCGTGAATAGTATTAGCAGCTGTGCGAGCAACGGCAGCGGAAGTAGCGGTGTTGCCACAACGTTCTTGCATCCGGATTATCAGTATCAGTATTCTCATAACAATTCgtctgctcctgctcctggatTTGCTGCCGCGGCGGTTGGGATTGtggaaagagaagatgggaagacTGCAGAACCTGAATCAGGCGCGAATGGGCATCAGCTTATCAGTGTTGAAGAGGCTTTGCAGAAGGTCTCGCTGCACTAA
- a CDS encoding GTPase-activating protein BUD2 (transcript_id=CADANIAT00004988), whose translation MESESSNGYKRNSMHQGAYSRPVERRPSKKSSSKDRHGMVYPDSFRETTIRTVTPDSSEAGNNSPVSETEPLPSSAAPSPRTAARIRGPERESRRDYNLYYSTGDEDDTHLELRSQRARSRTTTLDDQRSDISSSSFLARTRNRLGSINTTPQPKNAEDQSASSIGFPSIQSPVFSPRTPSRPRLSRSPGSSGLESSSLLNTDSSKILQLMKTTCGRMHGILSFRTSSTTAWSSGYCAINVAMGSLIYQAKGEPALAKTLIPDLRGCQVRSLVDPETRTNYLSVSTFTSGLGVELRPHVSETFDSWLAALLCWQPIRPKGVQNKMTKPQSVTMIDRRVVDRRRNSESTVQKDAAIIKVGKMLLWDRPSASGVRPSSGRRISTFRQQRALSSSWQKVSCTLQENGAFRLFTESDITLVTCIQLSQLSRCAIQKLESSVLEDEFCIAIYPQYAVHSVSGLTRPLYLALESRVLFEVWFVLLRAFTTPELYGPANPPEDDTVKTPGSVDSGNANTTSLTDMFRIERMLTVKVTEAKMFGNKGVDETPRSRKQSRSHFNAAAASATNDYYTEVLLDGEIRARTAVKYRTSNPFWREEFTFNDLPPVLSQVSIMVKTLNPAQRDWSLVAHGTYALSQDTNPTRLLDDVEVSSQDAMCGRVDIRLDDLEPGTETEKWWPILDDRDQCVGEMLMKARMEETVVLMSQEYAPMSEILHSFGNGLTVNMAQIMSSELNQLSEALINIYQVSGSTVEWISALVEDEIDGIHKESTANRLRYTSRLHSNDTREHGQDREVLVRDLGRTATLEANLLFRGNSLLTKALDFHMRRLGKEYLEETIGERLYEIDETDPECEVDPSRIHRADDLERNWKNLVSLTTSVWKSIASSASRCPAELRLIFRHIRACADDRYGDFLRSVTYSSVSGFLFLRFFCPAILNPKLFGLLKDHPRPRAQRTLTLIAKALQGLANMTTFGSKEPWMEPMNKFLNSNRNEFKTFVDSICAIPADRPTPIVTPSYATPIQILGRLPPPSREGFPSLPFLIDHARSFANLIRIWLEVAPGRLSQLEELDPAVMKFHEIAIRLQQRTKECLSRAELAERPSGNLEVKWEELVDSLERSVTLYEESSSKPATPAAAPSSAPISETVVPSAASFTGSHRNSIGYFASRPSLPRRSTDYAPEADEETPPSSSSATWDQSRVPFSIPRWSEPRDSTGSSKNSSTYSLEFPDAAKSRRSSMTRETTSKYRNFFDFVPAPSRRKGKDRDANQQQSREELRNEF comes from the exons ATGGAGTCGGAGAGCTCGAACGGGTACAAGCGGAACTCAATGCACCAGGGAGCTTACAGCCGTCCGGTGGAACGTAGGCCGAGCAAGAAGTCGTCCTCCAAAGACCGCCACGGCATGGTATACCCGGACAGCTTCAGGGAAACAACCATTCGGACCGTGACCCCTGACTCCTCGGAAGCTGGGAACAATTCGCCTGTATCGGAGACGgagcctcttccttccagTGCTGCACCTTCACCGCGTACCGCCGCTCGAATAAGAGGCCCTGAGCGAGAATCTCGACGCGACTATAACCTGTATTACTCCAcaggggatgaagatgacacaCATTTGGAACTGAGGAGCCAGCGGGCCCGATCCCGCACTACAACCCTGGACGACCAACGAAGCGATATATCGTCAAGTTCCTTTCTTGCTCGTACGCGAAATCGCCTGGGCTCTATCAACACAACTCCTCAGCCTAAGAATGCGGAGGATCAATCGGCATCTTCTATCGGTTTCCCGTCTATACAATCTCCCGTATTCTCTCCCCGAACCCCCAGCCGTCCACGGTTGAGCAGGTCTCCTGGAAGCTCGGGATTAGAGTCTTCGTCTTTGTTAAATACGGATAGCTCCAAAATATTGCAGCTTATGAAGACCACATGCGGAAGAATGCATGGCATTCTCTCTTTCCGAACATCATCCACCACTGCTTGGTCTTCAGGTTACTGTGCTATCAATGTCGCAATGGGCAGTCTGATTTACCAAGCGAAAGGCGAGCCAGCTCTGGCAAAGACGCTGATCCCGGACTTACGTGGTTGCCAAGTTCGTTCTCTTGTGGATCCAGAAACGCGAACGAATTATCTCAGTGTTTCTACCTTCACATCAGGTCTTGGAGTTGAATTGCGACCTCACGTGAGTGAGACATTCGACTCCTGGCTCGCGGCCCTACTATGCTGGCAGCCAATACGCCCCAAGGGCGTGCAAAATAAGATGACGAAGCCGCAGTCTGTTACGATGATCGACCGTCGCGTGGTTGACCGTCGGAGGAACTCTGAAAGTACTGTTCAAAAAGACGCCGCCATCATAAAAGTAGGGAAAATGCTTCTTTGGGATAGGCCTAGTGCCTCAGGTGTTCGACCGTCTTCTGGTCGTCGGATCTCAACTTTCCGGCAGCAGCGCGCTCTATCCTCGTCCTGGCAAAAGGTGAGCTGCACGCTGCAGGAGAATGGCGCTTTTCGACTTTTCACCGAGTCCGACATCACGCTCGTGACCTGCATCCAATTGTCTCAGCTGTCACGCTGCGCAATCCAGAAATTAGAATCTTCTGTCTTGGAAGATGAATTTTGCATAGCGATATACCCGCAATACGCAGTGCATTCTGTGTCCGGATTGACCCGCCCGCTTTATCTCGCGTTAGAGTCTCGAGTACTCTTCGAAGTGTGGTTTGTGCTGCTGCGGGCCTTTACCACACCGGAACTGTATGGCCCGGCGAATCCGCCCGAGGATGACACTGTAAAGACACCAGGCTCAGTTGACTCTGGCAATGCCAACACAACATCCCTTACCGATATGTTCCGAATCGAGAGGATGCTAACCGTCAAGGTAACTGAAGCGAAGATGTTCGGTAATAAAGGCGTCGATGAGACGCCTAGGAGTCGTAAACAGTCGCGGTCTCACTTTAATGCGGCCGCGGCATCCGCAACCAACGATTACTACACGGAGGTCCTTCTAGATGGCGAGATTCGGGCGAGAACGGCTGTAAAGTACCGTACATCCAATCCCTTCTGGCGAGAAGAGTTTACTTTCAACGATCTTCCGCCGGTTCTGTCTCAGGTTTCCATAATGGTGAAAACTCTCAACCCAGCACAACGTGATTGGTCGTTAGTGGCGCATGGTACATATGCTTTGAGCCAGGACACAAATCCAACGCGTCTAttggatgatgttgaggtATCTTCTCAAGACGCCATGTGTGGAAGGGTGGATATCCGACTCGACGACCTAGAACCAGGTACGGAAACCGAAAAGTGGTGGCCGATTCTGGACGATAGAGATCAATGTGTCGGCGAGATGTTGATGAAAGCTCGGATGGAGGAGACAGTTGTGCTCATGTCTCAGGAGTACGCACCAATGTCCGAAATTCTCCACTCGTTTGGTAACGGCCTCACTGTCAACATGGCTCAGATTATGTCTTCGGAATTGAATCAGCTGTCTGAAGCACTTATAAATATTTATCAAGTGTCAGGGTCGACGGTCGAATGGATATCCGCGCtcgttgaagatgagattgatggtATTCACAAGGAGTCCACGGCCAACAGACTTCGGTATACATCGCGGCTCCATTCCAACGACACCAGAGAGCACGGTCAAGATAGAGAGGTCCTAGTTCGCGATCTAGGACGCACTGCAACCCTAGAAGCAAATCTCCTTTTCCGAGGAAACTCGCTTCTCACCAAAGCTCTTGATTTCCACATGCGTCGGCTGGGCAAGGAATACCTAGAAGAAACGATTGGTGAACGTCTTTACGAAATCGATGAAACCGATCCTGAATGCGAAGTTGATCCGTCTCGGATACATCGGGCAGACGATCTCGAGCGCAACTGGAAAAATCTGGTCAGCCTTACTACGAGTGTTTGGAAGTCCATAGCTAGTTCAGCCTCACGATGCCCGGCGGAGTTAAGACTTATTTTTCGACACATTCGAGCTTGTGCTGATGACCGTTATGGCGATTTCCTCCGCTCAGTCACGTACAGCAGTGTATCTGGATTCCTCTTCTTGCGGTTCTTTTGTCCGGCAATCCTGAATCCGAAACTGTTCGGACTGTTGAAAG ATCATCCCCGACCGCGCGCCCAACGCACCCTAACACTGATTGCCAAAGCCCTACAGGGCCTAGCCAACATGACAACATTCGGAAGCAAAGAGCCGTGGATGGAGCCGATGAACAAATTCCTTAACAGCAACCGGAATGAGTTCAAGACATTTGTCGACTCCATTTGTGCAATCCCGGCCGATCGCCCGACTCCCATCGTCACGCCATCCTATGCCACTCCCATCCAGATTCTCGGTCGTCTTCCGCCACCGTCGCGCGAGGGATTCCCCAGCCTTCCTTTCCTGATCGACCATGCACGAAGCTTCGCCAATCTGATCAGAATATGGCTAGAAGTTGCGCCAGGCAGACTTTCACAACTGGAAGAATTAGACCCTGCAGTTATGAAATTCCATGAGATTGCTATCCGCTTACAACAGAGAACTAAAGAATGCTTAAGCAGggcggagttggcggagCGTCCCAGCGGCAACCTCGAAGTTAAGTGGGAAGAATTGGTTGATTCTCTGGAGCGTTCTGTGACACTTTACGAAGAAAGCTCATCCAAACCTGCTACTCCGGCCGCGgcgccttcttcagcgcccATCTCCGAAACCGTTGTGCCATCAGCGGCGTCTTTTACCGGAAGCCACCGCAACTCCATCGGATACTTTGCCTCTCGGCCGTCCCTCCCGCGGCGTTCAACTGATTATGCTCCTGAAGCCGATGAGGAGACCCCTCCGAGTTCCTCTTCTGCCACTTGGGACCAGAGCCGAGTACCTTTTTCAATACCAAGGTGGTCTGAACCTCGGGATAGCACGGGGAGCTCAAAAAACTCTTCAACATATTCACTTGAATTTCCCGATGCTGCCAAGTCCCGTAGGTCTAGTATGACTAGGGAGACAACGAGTAAATACCGGAATTTCTTCGATTTCGTGCCTGCACCCTCCAGGCGCAAGGGCAAAGACCGCGATGCCAACCAGCAGCAGTCACGCGAAGAGCTACGGAATGAATTCTGA